The Kozakia baliensis genome includes a region encoding these proteins:
- a CDS encoding acid phosphatase, which produces MAKQRLLKLSLFALGALAACTAVPHVTPLTAEQLPDGRVLLASPPVTGSDAQMEDRRIYWQTRLLVGTDRWRLAQSDADLHPAHFVDNFSCAAGFKLDLAQAPHLNALIQAFRKAEEARVVEEKNYWRRPRPFLDNNAPICVARSPDLIRSPAYPSGHTIAGYSMALILASLLPDRAAPILQRGRVIGESRVVCGVHWASDVHAGYQMASAFAVVGLANPAVRAELPSAKAELEKMRRQAKAPDAGICAIEADAAAHSPLTQM; this is translated from the coding sequence ATGGCGAAACAACGGCTTCTGAAACTTTCTCTTTTTGCGCTCGGCGCACTGGCGGCTTGCACAGCGGTTCCTCACGTCACGCCGCTAACGGCCGAGCAGTTACCCGATGGTCGCGTTTTGCTGGCAAGTCCTCCCGTTACGGGCAGCGATGCGCAAATGGAAGATCGGCGTATTTATTGGCAGACACGCCTTTTGGTCGGGACGGATCGGTGGAGATTGGCGCAGAGCGATGCCGATCTGCACCCGGCCCATTTCGTCGATAATTTTTCCTGCGCCGCCGGATTCAAGCTCGATTTAGCGCAGGCACCTCATCTGAATGCCCTGATCCAGGCTTTTCGCAAAGCGGAAGAGGCGCGTGTGGTGGAGGAGAAAAATTACTGGCGTCGCCCGCGTCCTTTTCTCGATAATAATGCGCCGATCTGCGTTGCGCGCAGCCCCGACCTCATACGCAGCCCCGCCTATCCCTCGGGCCATACGATTGCGGGTTATTCGATGGCGTTGATTTTGGCCTCGTTATTGCCGGATCGCGCGGCGCCGATCTTGCAGCGTGGTCGCGTCATCGGCGAGAGTCGCGTGGTTTGTGGCGTGCACTGGGCTTCGGACGTTCATGCAGGGTATCAAATGGCGAGCGCTTTCGCCGTCGTTGGTTTGGCGAACCCGGCCGTTCGTGCCGAACTCCCCAGTGCGAAGGCCGAACTGGAAAAGATGCGCCGTCAGGCCAAAGCGCCGGATGCGGGAATATGCGCGATCGAGGCAGATGCCGCCGCTCATTCTCCATTGACGCAAATGTAG
- a CDS encoding phosphoadenylyl-sulfate reductase, with protein MALTVAELQTLQQTPEAELIPTALRLLRGRLAIVSSFGAESALLLAMIAENDPSMPVLFLDTKRHFPETLAYRDTLTKFLGLKNVRNISPTPEALQNRDPQDQLADFDPDACCALRKVEPLDIVLPEFDATITGRKRSQAATRAALKAVEPQPDGSVKLNPLAAWTPQEIDAEMTRRNLPRHPLTALGYTSIGCAPCTRPVKEGEDSRAGRWAGQAKTECGIHQPA; from the coding sequence ATGGCTTTAACGGTCGCAGAGCTTCAAACCCTACAACAAACGCCTGAAGCAGAGCTTATTCCAACAGCGCTTCGTCTGCTTCGCGGGCGACTCGCCATCGTGTCGTCCTTCGGCGCCGAGTCGGCGTTACTGCTCGCCATGATTGCGGAAAACGATCCATCAATGCCTGTCTTGTTTCTCGATACGAAACGGCATTTTCCCGAGACGCTGGCCTATCGCGACACGTTAACGAAGTTTCTCGGCTTGAAGAACGTGCGCAACATCTCCCCTACTCCGGAAGCCTTGCAGAACCGTGACCCGCAAGACCAGTTGGCGGATTTCGATCCTGACGCTTGCTGCGCTCTTCGGAAAGTCGAACCACTCGATATCGTTCTCCCTGAATTCGACGCGACGATCACCGGACGCAAACGCAGCCAAGCCGCGACACGCGCAGCATTGAAGGCCGTCGAGCCACAACCCGACGGAAGCGTGAAACTCAATCCGCTCGCCGCTTGGACGCCCCAGGAAATCGACGCGGAAATGACCCGCCGAAATTTGCCACGGCATCCTTTAACAGCACTCGGCTATACGTCGATCGGGTGCGCGCCTTGCACACGCCCGGTCAAGGAAGGCGAAGATTCCCGCGCCGGTCGTTGGGCCGGACAAGCAAAAACCGAGTGCGGCATCCACCAGCCCGCCTAA
- a CDS encoding PQQ-dependent dehydrogenase, methanol/ethanol family, which translates to MLATTIGLAAAPKSYAQDDHGATGEAIIHADEHPENWLSYGRTYSEQRYSPLSQINKDNVGNLKLAWHYDLDTNRGQEGTPLIVDGVMYATTNWSKMKALDAATGKLIWAYDPKVPGNIADKGCCDTVNRGAAYWNGKVYFGTFDGRLIALDAKTGKLVWSVYTIPKEAELGHQRSYTIDIAPRVVKGRVIIGNGGAEFGARGFVSAFDAETGKLDWRFFTVPNPENKPDGAVSDKVLMSKAYQTWGDGAWKRQGGGGTVWDAISYDPVTDLVYLGVGNGSPWNYKFRSGGKGDDFFLGSIVALKPETGEYVWHFQETPMDQWDYTSVQHIMTLDMPINGQMRHVIVHAPKNGFFYILDAKTGEFLSGKNYVYENWAKGLDPKTGRPIYNPDALWTLTGKPWYGIPGDLGGHNFAAMSYSPQTKLVYIPAQQVPFLYDQQKGGFKAHPDSWNLGLDMNKIGLLDDNKPENVAAKKKFFSDLKGWIIAWDPVKQAPAFTVDHKGPWNGGLLTTGGGLIFQGLANGEFHAYDATNGKDLYTFPAQSAIIAPPVTYTAHGKQYVAVEVGWGGIYPFFLGGAARTSGWTVNHSRVIAFSLDGKDTLPAKNDKGFLPVKPPEQSASANDQRLADGYFQFQTYCAACHGDNGISGGVLPDLRWSGAIRTKEAFYNLVGRGALTAYGMDRFDKNMTPDQIETIREFLIKRATDSYADEVKARDNAEGVPSTQFLNGGTP; encoded by the coding sequence ATGCTGGCTACGACGATCGGGTTAGCCGCTGCGCCGAAGAGTTACGCGCAAGACGACCATGGCGCGACGGGTGAAGCGATTATCCATGCCGACGAGCATCCGGAAAATTGGCTGAGCTACGGTCGCACCTATTCCGAGCAGCGGTACAGCCCGCTCTCGCAGATCAATAAGGACAATGTCGGCAATCTGAAGCTGGCTTGGCATTATGATCTCGATACGAACCGCGGGCAGGAAGGCACGCCGTTGATCGTTGATGGCGTGATGTACGCCACGACGAACTGGTCGAAAATGAAAGCGCTCGACGCCGCGACCGGCAAGTTGATCTGGGCCTACGATCCGAAGGTGCCGGGCAACATCGCCGATAAGGGCTGCTGCGATACGGTTAACCGTGGTGCGGCGTACTGGAATGGCAAGGTTTATTTCGGCACGTTCGATGGCCGCTTGATCGCCCTGGACGCCAAGACCGGTAAGCTGGTCTGGAGTGTTTACACCATTCCGAAAGAAGCGGAACTCGGTCACCAGCGTTCCTATACGATCGATATCGCGCCGCGCGTCGTGAAGGGCCGCGTCATCATCGGTAACGGTGGCGCAGAATTCGGTGCACGTGGTTTCGTGTCTGCATTCGATGCCGAGACCGGCAAGCTCGACTGGCGCTTCTTCACGGTTCCGAATCCCGAGAATAAGCCTGACGGCGCGGTTTCCGACAAGGTGCTGATGTCCAAGGCTTATCAGACGTGGGGCGACGGCGCCTGGAAGCGGCAAGGCGGCGGCGGCACCGTTTGGGACGCCATCAGCTACGACCCTGTGACCGACCTCGTCTATCTCGGTGTCGGTAACGGCTCGCCTTGGAACTACAAGTTCCGTTCGGGCGGCAAGGGTGACGATTTCTTCCTGGGCAGCATCGTCGCGCTTAAGCCGGAAACTGGCGAATATGTTTGGCATTTCCAAGAAACGCCGATGGACCAGTGGGATTACACCTCGGTCCAACATATCATGACCCTCGATATGCCGATCAACGGCCAGATGCGTCATGTGATCGTTCATGCGCCGAAGAACGGTTTCTTCTACATCCTGGACGCCAAGACCGGTGAATTCCTGTCCGGTAAGAACTACGTCTATGAGAACTGGGCGAAGGGTCTGGACCCCAAAACCGGTCGTCCGATCTATAATCCTGATGCGCTTTGGACTCTGACCGGCAAGCCCTGGTACGGAATTCCGGGCGATCTGGGTGGCCACAACTTCGCGGCGATGTCCTACAGCCCGCAGACGAAGCTGGTCTATATTCCGGCGCAGCAGGTTCCGTTCCTTTACGACCAGCAGAAGGGTGGCTTCAAGGCGCATCCGGATAGCTGGAACCTCGGCCTCGATATGAACAAGATCGGGCTTCTGGACGACAACAAGCCTGAGAACGTCGCGGCTAAGAAGAAATTCTTTAGCGATCTCAAAGGCTGGATCATTGCTTGGGATCCGGTGAAACAGGCTCCGGCCTTTACGGTGGATCACAAAGGCCCGTGGAACGGCGGCCTGCTGACCACTGGCGGCGGATTGATTTTCCAAGGCCTGGCGAACGGCGAATTCCACGCTTACGACGCTACGAACGGTAAGGATCTCTATACCTTCCCGGCACAAAGCGCGATTATCGCACCTCCGGTCACCTATACGGCGCACGGGAAGCAGTATGTGGCGGTCGAAGTGGGTTGGGGCGGCATCTATCCGTTCTTCCTGGGTGGCGCGGCGCGCACTTCCGGCTGGACCGTCAACCATTCCCGCGTGATCGCTTTCTCGTTGGATGGTAAGGACACGCTGCCAGCGAAGAACGACAAGGGCTTCCTGCCGGTGAAACCGCCGGAGCAGTCGGCTTCCGCGAATGATCAGCGGCTTGCGGATGGTTACTTCCAGTTCCAGACCTATTGCGCGGCTTGCCATGGCGATAACGGTATTTCTGGCGGTGTTCTGCCGGATCTGCGTTGGTCGGGTGCGATCCGCACGAAGGAGGCCTTCTACAACCTGGTCGGTCGTGGCGCTCTCACCGCTTACGGCATGGACCGTTTTGACAAGAACATGACGCCGGATCAGATCGAAACGATCCGCGAGTTCCTGATTAAACGTGCCACGGACAGCTATGCCGACGAAGTCAAAGCCCGCGATAACGCTGAAGGCGTGCCTTCCACGCAGTTCCTTAATGGGGGTACGCCGTGA
- the cysG gene encoding siroheme synthase CysG, which produces MTNENSYLPITLRLDDGQALVVGGGMVAANKTRLLLSRCPQIIVVARELGAEMMHWHQQGRIQWRNDEITEEFLTRNLPSMRLVFAATDDRTLNREVARIARSFNIPICVVDDPEPSTFITPAIIERTPVQIAISTGGAAPVLARRLRGQIEALLPEGLGRLAKFMRARRGWIRERADNVMARKRIWEDFVDGPGMEAALAGDDTIAENYLGAAVEKSSLKGEVWLVGAGPGDPDLLTLAALRLMQNADSVLYDQLIPETIMERVRRDAERVFVGKKRSHHTLPQDEINAELIRRAQAGERVLRLKGGDPFIFGRGGEEMEALVDAGIHVRVVPGITAASGCGAAFGIPLTHRDCAQTCLFLTGHARADGTLDLHWPSLARKGQTLAIYMGLNPLKELCHKLQINGLPPDWPAAIIEHGTRSDQKLHVGTLASLPELVETRKISSPALTIVGQVVEHRRHINNDK; this is translated from the coding sequence ATGACGAATGAAAATTCCTATCTTCCGATTACTTTGCGTCTTGATGACGGCCAGGCTCTCGTCGTTGGCGGGGGAATGGTCGCAGCGAATAAAACGCGTCTGCTTCTCTCTCGTTGTCCACAGATTATCGTCGTTGCACGCGAACTCGGTGCAGAGATGATGCACTGGCACCAGCAGGGCCGTATTCAGTGGCGAAATGACGAGATCACCGAAGAATTCCTAACGCGAAACCTCCCTTCGATGCGTCTCGTTTTCGCGGCAACCGATGATCGCACATTGAACAGAGAGGTCGCCCGGATCGCGCGCAGCTTTAATATACCCATCTGCGTGGTGGACGACCCGGAACCCTCCACCTTCATCACACCCGCCATTATAGAACGTACGCCTGTGCAGATTGCGATATCGACAGGCGGCGCGGCACCTGTTCTTGCGCGGCGTTTGCGCGGGCAGATCGAAGCCCTTCTTCCAGAGGGACTCGGCCGCTTGGCGAAATTCATGCGCGCACGGCGAGGATGGATACGCGAGCGGGCCGATAATGTGATGGCGCGCAAACGTATCTGGGAGGATTTCGTCGATGGTCCAGGCATGGAAGCCGCGCTTGCCGGAGACGACACGATAGCGGAAAATTATCTTGGCGCCGCCGTAGAAAAGAGTTCGCTTAAGGGTGAAGTGTGGCTAGTCGGCGCAGGGCCGGGGGATCCGGACCTTCTGACATTGGCGGCATTGCGCCTCATGCAAAATGCCGACAGCGTTTTGTACGATCAATTGATTCCCGAAACGATCATGGAGCGTGTGCGCCGCGATGCCGAACGCGTGTTCGTCGGCAAGAAACGCAGCCATCACACCTTGCCGCAAGATGAGATCAATGCCGAACTCATTCGACGCGCGCAGGCCGGTGAGCGGGTTCTGCGCCTCAAAGGAGGCGATCCGTTCATTTTCGGTCGCGGTGGGGAAGAAATGGAGGCCCTGGTCGATGCCGGAATTCACGTGCGCGTGGTTCCTGGCATCACGGCGGCCAGCGGATGCGGCGCGGCTTTCGGCATCCCCCTAACGCATCGCGACTGTGCCCAGACATGCCTGTTTCTCACCGGCCATGCCCGTGCTGACGGCACGCTGGATTTGCATTGGCCCAGCCTCGCCCGAAAGGGCCAGACACTCGCGATTTATATGGGGCTTAATCCTTTGAAGGAGCTTTGCCACAAATTGCAGATTAATGGCCTCCCACCGGATTGGCCCGCCGCTATTATCGAACATGGCACGCGCTCGGACCAAAAACTCCATGTCGGCACGCTGGCAAGCCTGCCAGAACTTGTCGAAACCCGAAAGATTTCCAGCCCTGCGCTCACGATTGTCGGGCAAGTCGTGGAACATAGACGTCACATTAACAACGATAAATAA
- the cysC gene encoding adenylyl-sulfate kinase — MADIVNSNAAQAILRPAATPIVIVGHVDHGKSSLIGRLLYDTDSLQDGKLAQIVESSRKRGLTVEWSFLLDSLQIERDQGVTVDSTRIPFRLGDREFVIVDAPGHRQFLRNMITGAADAEAAVLVVDAQEGAQEQTRRHAMLLRLIGIRHVIVLLNKSDLLNFEESAIAKAEADVRQLLGRLEIEVEAVVPASARDGDNIASRSERSPWYKGPTLIEALSNVPPPASRLALPFRMPVQDVYRFDDVRYVAGRIERGTVRVGDQIVIGAQRQVATIAEVCRWHAPVRPVAGAGESIALRLEPDLVPDRGDLLFPANDEAAAPERAARIRTRLFWLRGEPLQVGESFVLRLATAEHDVTVVSIDAVVDLDDLTLRPGDSVPPDGFAEITLATSHAILFDPFSPGFGDGRGVLVDRHQRIVGGAPLIGPAELAEGTHAIHPTSSRISAGAQAAARGHRSGVFWLTGLPGSGKSTVARATEADLAAQGIKATVLDGDTLRAGLCSDLGFSPQDRQENIRRAAHVAKILAESGQVVIVALVSPLQSDRDLARKIIGEEFHEVFVDSPLETCEARDPKGLYAAARAGRIPEFTGVSAPYEAPQAPVLRLATDRAAEETAQELTTFIADRVR, encoded by the coding sequence ATGGCTGACATCGTCAACAGCAACGCAGCGCAAGCAATTCTTCGTCCCGCTGCAACGCCGATTGTGATTGTCGGACATGTCGATCACGGAAAATCCAGCCTTATCGGCCGCCTGCTTTACGATACGGATAGCCTCCAAGACGGAAAGCTGGCGCAGATCGTGGAAAGCAGCCGTAAGCGCGGCCTGACGGTGGAATGGAGCTTTCTGCTCGATTCCTTGCAGATCGAACGCGATCAGGGCGTGACCGTCGATTCCACGCGGATTCCTTTCCGCCTTGGCGACCGTGAATTCGTGATCGTCGATGCGCCGGGCCACCGCCAATTCCTACGCAACATGATCACCGGCGCGGCCGATGCGGAAGCCGCCGTGCTCGTGGTGGACGCCCAGGAAGGTGCGCAGGAACAGACACGCCGCCATGCGATGCTGTTGCGCCTGATCGGCATCAGGCATGTCATCGTGTTGCTGAACAAATCCGATCTTCTCAATTTCGAAGAAAGCGCGATCGCCAAGGCCGAAGCCGATGTGCGCCAGCTTCTGGGCCGGTTGGAGATCGAGGTCGAGGCCGTCGTTCCTGCCTCCGCTCGCGATGGCGACAACATCGCCAGCCGCTCTGAACGCTCGCCTTGGTATAAAGGGCCGACGCTGATCGAAGCCTTGAGCAACGTGCCGCCGCCGGCATCGCGCTTAGCCTTGCCGTTCCGTATGCCCGTTCAGGACGTCTATCGTTTCGACGATGTGCGTTATGTCGCCGGGCGGATCGAGCGTGGCACCGTGCGCGTGGGCGACCAGATCGTGATCGGCGCGCAAAGGCAAGTTGCGACCATTGCGGAAGTCTGCCGCTGGCACGCGCCCGTCCGCCCGGTCGCGGGGGCGGGAGAATCGATTGCGCTGCGCCTGGAGCCGGACCTCGTGCCGGATCGCGGCGATCTGTTATTCCCTGCCAATGACGAAGCCGCCGCGCCGGAACGTGCCGCACGCATCCGCACGCGCCTGTTCTGGCTCCGTGGCGAACCGCTTCAGGTCGGCGAAAGCTTCGTGCTGCGCCTGGCGACGGCGGAGCACGATGTCACGGTCGTTTCCATCGATGCCGTGGTGGATTTGGATGATCTGACGCTGCGCCCTGGCGACTCCGTGCCGCCGGACGGCTTCGCGGAAATTACGCTGGCCACTTCCCACGCGATCCTGTTCGATCCGTTCTCTCCTGGCTTCGGCGATGGTCGGGGCGTTCTGGTGGACCGCCACCAACGCATCGTCGGCGGCGCTCCGTTGATTGGGCCTGCGGAACTGGCCGAAGGCACGCACGCCATTCACCCGACCTCCAGCCGGATTTCGGCAGGTGCGCAAGCGGCGGCGCGCGGCCATCGTAGTGGCGTGTTCTGGCTGACCGGCCTTCCCGGCTCCGGCAAAAGCACCGTTGCGCGCGCCACCGAAGCCGATCTTGCCGCTCAAGGCATTAAGGCAACTGTGCTGGATGGCGATACACTGCGCGCCGGGTTGTGTAGCGATCTCGGCTTCTCGCCGCAGGATCGCCAGGAGAACATTCGCCGTGCCGCGCATGTTGCGAAGATCCTTGCCGAAAGCGGTCAGGTCGTCATCGTCGCGCTGGTCTCGCCGCTTCAATCCGATCGCGACTTGGCGCGTAAAATCATCGGTGAGGAATTCCACGAAGTTTTCGTGGATTCACCTTTGGAAACCTGCGAAGCGCGCGATCCGAAAGGGTTATATGCGGCGGCACGCGCAGGGCGCATTCCCGAATTCACGGGTGTCAGCGCGCCTTACGAAGCGCCGCAAGCGCCGGTCTTACGCCTCGCCACCGATCGGGCGGCAGAAGAAACCGCACAGGAACTGACAACGTTCATCGCCGATCGCGTGCGGTAA
- a CDS encoding c-type cytochrome has translation MKKTTKAAAFAALLCLSTGAVSAGAASAQSVPGSENDTPVSRGEYVSRLGDCVACHTALHGTAFSGGLKINTPVGAIYSTNITPDKETGIGNYTLADFTRALREGIRKDGSTMYPAMPYPSFARMSDADIAALYEYFMHGVKPVHAPNRAVEIPWPMSMRWPLSIWRAMYAPSPKPMNTQEGSDSVERGEYLVTGPGHCGSCHTPRGIGMQEKAMDGSGGPVYLSGGAPIDNWIAPSLRDDPIQGIGKWSEDDIFLFLKTGRIDHSAVFGGMADVVGWSTQHWTDSDLRATAKYLKSLPTVPVEQRPAKDASATTQLLQSGNTASNAGADIYLKQCAICHRSDGGGVNRMFPPLDGNPVVVSDNPTSLVNVVTYGGILPPTNWAPSAVAMPGYHRLLNDQQIADVVNFIRNGWSNQSKGTVSAADVQKLRTTGAPVSSAGWNTSSQGWMAYVPQPYGAGWTFSPETHSGVDENQ, from the coding sequence ATGAAAAAAACAACGAAAGCCGCCGCTTTTGCGGCTCTGCTTTGCCTTTCGACGGGAGCTGTCTCCGCAGGAGCAGCTTCAGCTCAGAGCGTGCCGGGCAGTGAGAACGACACCCCTGTCTCACGCGGTGAATATGTCTCGCGTCTGGGTGATTGCGTTGCCTGTCATACGGCGCTTCATGGAACGGCGTTCTCGGGTGGGTTGAAGATCAACACTCCGGTCGGCGCGATCTATTCGACCAATATCACCCCGGACAAAGAAACGGGTATCGGCAACTATACGCTGGCCGATTTCACCCGCGCTCTGCGGGAAGGTATCCGTAAGGATGGATCGACGATGTATCCGGCCATGCCGTATCCGTCGTTCGCCCGTATGTCGGACGCCGATATCGCAGCGCTGTATGAATACTTCATGCATGGCGTGAAGCCGGTTCATGCGCCCAACCGTGCGGTTGAGATTCCCTGGCCGATGTCGATGCGTTGGCCTCTGTCGATCTGGCGCGCGATGTATGCCCCGTCTCCGAAGCCGATGAACACGCAAGAGGGTTCGGACAGCGTGGAGCGCGGCGAATATCTCGTGACGGGTCCGGGCCATTGCGGTTCGTGCCATACGCCGCGCGGTATCGGCATGCAGGAAAAAGCGATGGATGGCAGTGGCGGTCCGGTCTATCTTTCCGGCGGTGCGCCGATCGACAACTGGATCGCGCCGAGCCTGCGTGACGACCCCATCCAGGGCATTGGCAAATGGTCTGAAGACGACATTTTCCTGTTCCTGAAGACCGGTCGTATCGATCATTCCGCCGTGTTCGGTGGCATGGCGGACGTGGTCGGTTGGAGCACGCAGCATTGGACGGACTCCGATCTGCGCGCGACGGCGAAGTATCTCAAGAGCCTGCCGACGGTGCCGGTAGAGCAGCGTCCTGCTAAAGACGCCAGCGCTACGACACAACTGTTGCAGTCGGGTAATACCGCCAGCAATGCGGGCGCAGATATCTACCTGAAGCAATGCGCTATCTGCCACCGTAGCGATGGTGGCGGCGTGAACCGCATGTTCCCGCCGTTGGATGGCAATCCGGTGGTGGTCAGCGACAATCCGACCTCGCTCGTCAATGTCGTCACCTATGGCGGCATTCTGCCTCCGACTAACTGGGCGCCGTCTGCCGTGGCGATGCCGGGCTATCATCGTCTGCTGAACGATCAGCAGATTGCCGATGTGGTGAACTTCATCCGCAACGGTTGGAGCAACCAGTCCAAAGGAACGGTCTCCGCTGCCGATGTGCAAAAACTGCGCACGACGGGGGCTCCGGTTTCCTCCGCTGGATGGAACACCAGCAGCCAGGGTTGGATGGCTTATGTGCCGCAGCCTTATGGTGCGGGCTGGACCTTCTCGCCGGAAACGCACTCCGGTGTGGACGAAAACCAGTAA
- the cysD gene encoding sulfate adenylyltransferase subunit CysD: MDDLDQLEAQSIFILREAYRKLRPLALLWSLGKDSNVMVWLARKAFMGRVPFPVMHVDTGKKFPEMYAFRDEYTKKWDLDLILGDCPPVEEIDPSLPPAARSAARKTAGLAALIDQHKFRGVIAGIRRDEQATRAKERVFSPRGAGHRWDVRNQPPEFWDQYATPYEDGMHIRVHPLLAWREVDIWRYIERENIPLVDLYFSKNGQRYRSLGDQDITSPIDSNASTVAEVIAELEISKTSERAGRAMDHESEDAFERLRVAGYL, encoded by the coding sequence ATGGATGACCTCGACCAGCTTGAGGCCCAAAGCATTTTCATCCTGCGCGAAGCGTATCGTAAACTTCGCCCCCTAGCGCTCCTCTGGTCGCTTGGGAAGGACAGCAACGTTATGGTGTGGTTGGCGCGCAAGGCGTTCATGGGCCGCGTTCCGTTCCCTGTCATGCACGTCGATACCGGCAAGAAATTCCCGGAAATGTATGCGTTCCGCGACGAATACACCAAGAAATGGGACCTCGATTTGATATTGGGCGATTGCCCGCCTGTCGAAGAAATCGATCCCTCCCTTCCTCCCGCAGCCCGTTCGGCGGCACGGAAAACGGCGGGCCTCGCCGCGTTGATCGATCAGCATAAGTTCCGTGGCGTCATCGCCGGTATCCGTCGTGACGAGCAGGCAACACGCGCCAAAGAGCGTGTCTTCAGCCCACGCGGCGCGGGCCATCGTTGGGACGTGCGTAACCAACCGCCGGAATTCTGGGACCAATACGCGACGCCCTACGAAGACGGCATGCATATCCGCGTCCATCCGCTTCTGGCTTGGCGCGAGGTGGATATCTGGCGCTATATCGAGCGAGAAAACATTCCTCTCGTCGATCTGTATTTCTCCAAGAACGGCCAGCGCTACCGCTCTTTGGGCGATCAGGACATCACCAGCCCGATCGATAGCAATGCCTCGACGGTCGCGGAAGTCATCGCGGAACTGGAAATAAGCAAAACATCCGAGCGCGCCGGTCGCGCCATGGATCATGAATCGGAAGACGCGTTCGAGCGTCTGCGTGTCGCGGGGTACCTCTAA